A DNA window from Thiopseudomonas alkaliphila contains the following coding sequences:
- the ubiB gene encoding ubiquinone biosynthesis regulatory protein kinase UbiB, whose protein sequence is MRLLAIRRLFRILQVIIRYRLDDLLYDLPLPWYAASTRYLLPWRWLPRKQHNLTRGAALRLALEDLGPIFIKFGQILSTRRDLLPADIIDELSRLQDQVPPFDSSTATRLIEQQLGMPVSSAFKEFNPQPLASASIAQVHTAQLHSGEQVVVKVIRPGLAKVIAQDIAWLHLLARIAEKASPEARRLHPCEVVEDYEKTIYDELDLLREAANTSQLRRNFTGSDLLYVPQVYWEYCRPQVLVMERIYGIPVTDMAALQAQGTDFKRLAERGVEIFFTQVFRDSFFHADMHPGNIFVSTNNPSEPQYIAIDCGIIGTLTPEDQDYLARNLLAFFKRDYHRVAQLHIDSGWVPADTRVNELEAAIRTVCEPIFERPLKDISFGQLLMRLFQTARRFNMEVQPQLVLLQKTLLNIEGLGRQLYPDLDLWATAKPYLERWMRKRISPKRVLNDVRQQVEQIPHLARMARTSLERINQANQPPPLQQKMLRNINIVLGVGLIVGSLLSGLSLQWAAWPLWLMLLSGVWLIVRA, encoded by the coding sequence ATTATTCGTTATCGCTTAGATGATTTGCTGTATGACCTACCCTTGCCTTGGTACGCTGCTAGCACACGTTATTTACTGCCTTGGCGTTGGCTGCCGCGTAAACAACATAACTTAACCCGGGGCGCAGCTTTACGCTTGGCGCTAGAAGATCTTGGGCCCATTTTTATTAAGTTTGGACAAATTCTCTCAACCCGCCGCGACCTACTACCAGCCGACATTATTGATGAGCTAAGTCGCTTACAAGACCAAGTACCGCCCTTTGATTCAAGCACCGCTACCCGCCTGATTGAACAACAACTTGGCATGCCAGTCAGCAGTGCATTTAAAGAGTTTAATCCCCAGCCATTAGCCTCAGCCTCAATTGCCCAAGTACATACCGCACAGCTACACAGTGGTGAGCAGGTGGTGGTTAAAGTCATTCGTCCGGGACTGGCGAAGGTTATAGCCCAAGATATTGCGTGGCTGCACTTACTGGCTCGGATTGCCGAAAAAGCTTCTCCAGAGGCTCGCCGCCTGCATCCCTGTGAAGTGGTAGAAGATTACGAGAAAACCATTTACGACGAGCTAGACTTATTACGTGAAGCCGCTAATACCAGTCAACTGCGCCGTAACTTTACTGGCTCAGATTTACTCTATGTGCCACAGGTTTACTGGGAGTACTGCCGCCCACAAGTTTTAGTGATGGAACGCATCTATGGCATACCCGTTACTGATATGGCGGCTTTACAGGCCCAAGGCACTGACTTTAAACGACTGGCGGAACGCGGAGTAGAAATCTTTTTCACCCAAGTCTTTCGCGACAGTTTCTTCCATGCCGATATGCACCCTGGCAATATTTTTGTTAGCACCAATAATCCATCTGAGCCGCAATACATTGCTATCGACTGCGGCATTATTGGTACACTCACCCCAGAAGATCAAGACTATTTGGCGCGTAATTTATTGGCGTTTTTTAAGCGGGATTATCACCGCGTCGCTCAGCTCCACATAGACTCCGGCTGGGTACCTGCAGATACCCGAGTCAATGAACTAGAAGCTGCAATTCGCACGGTGTGCGAGCCTATTTTTGAGCGGCCACTAAAAGATATTTCCTTTGGTCAGTTGCTAATGCGGCTCTTTCAAACCGCGCGCCGTTTTAATATGGAAGTTCAACCACAATTAGTATTACTACAAAAAACCTTACTCAATATTGAAGGTTTAGGTCGACAACTCTATCCAGACTTAGATTTATGGGCGACCGCAAAACCCTACTTAGAGCGCTGGATGCGTAAACGCATTAGCCCTAAACGGGTGCTCAATGATGTCCGTCAACAGGTTGAACAAATTCCTCACTTAGCCCGTATGGCGCGTACCAGTTTAGAGCGCATCAATCAGGCCAACCAACCACCACCGCTGCAACAAAAAATGCTGCGCAACATCAATATTGTGCTGGGTGTTGGTTTAATCGTAGGCAGCCTGCTGTCGGGCTTAAGTTTGCAATGGGCTGCTTGGCCACTATGGCTGATGCTACTCAGTGGCGTCTGGCTGATTGTGCGGGCCTAA
- the hisI gene encoding phosphoribosyl-AMP cyclohydrolase, producing the protein MADATQWRLADCAGLTFLIAKYQQEKSMSQWLDAIKWTDDGLVPAIAQDYQSGRILMMAWMNKESLALTVQEQRAIYWSRSRGKLWRKGEESGHVQKLHELRLDCDADVIILMVEQLGGIACHTGRHSCFYRVLDQQQQWQVVEPVIKAPEHIYSNQPSVGESNDN; encoded by the coding sequence ATGGCTGATGCTACTCAGTGGCGTCTGGCTGATTGTGCGGGCCTAACTTTTTTAATCGCTAAATACCAACAGGAAAAATCCATGAGCCAATGGCTTGATGCAATTAAGTGGACTGACGATGGCTTAGTACCCGCCATCGCCCAAGATTACCAAAGCGGTCGAATTCTAATGATGGCTTGGATGAACAAAGAATCATTGGCACTAACCGTACAAGAGCAACGCGCCATTTACTGGTCGCGCTCGCGTGGTAAGTTATGGCGTAAAGGTGAAGAGTCAGGACACGTTCAAAAACTGCACGAGCTGCGCTTAGACTGTGATGCCGATGTGATCATTTTAATGGTCGAGCAGCTCGGTGGCATTGCCTGTCATACCGGACGCCACAGCTGCTTTTATCGGGTTCTGGATCAACAGCAACAATGGCAAGTTGTCGAACCCGTAATTAAAGCACCAGAACATATTTACTCTAATCAACCTTCAGTGGGTGAAAGCAATGACAACTGA
- a CDS encoding phosphoribosyl-ATP diphosphatase, producing MTTDTLSRVAQVIEARKTADPTESYVASLFHKGLNKILEKVGEESVETILAAKDCANGASKDELIYETADLWFHSLVMLAALGEKPESVLQELERRFGLSGLEEKAARGNN from the coding sequence ATGACAACTGATACCCTAAGCCGCGTAGCTCAAGTCATCGAAGCACGCAAAACCGCAGATCCAACCGAATCCTATGTGGCCAGTTTGTTTCATAAAGGCCTTAATAAAATTTTAGAAAAAGTCGGCGAAGAGTCAGTTGAAACCATTCTTGCGGCCAAAGACTGCGCTAATGGCGCAAGTAAAGATGAGCTAATTTATGAAACTGCAGATCTTTGGTTTCACAGCTTAGTGATGCTGGCTGCTCTAGGTGAAAAGCCTGAGTCTGTTCTACAAGAGTTGGAGCGGCGTTTTGGCTTATCTGGTTTAGAAGAAAAAGCAGCGCGCGGTAACAATTAA
- the tatA gene encoding twin-arginine translocase TatA/TatE family subunit, with translation MLGGISIWQLLIVLAIVILLFGTKRLKSVGSDLGSAIKGFRKAVGEDEKTAVDNQSTMHNTTIDGTAKKVEEPATKE, from the coding sequence ATGTTAGGTGGCATCAGCATTTGGCAACTCTTGATCGTTTTGGCGATCGTGATTTTACTATTTGGCACTAAGCGCTTAAAAAGCGTAGGTTCTGACCTAGGCTCAGCAATCAAAGGTTTTCGCAAAGCCGTCGGTGAAGATGAAAAAACCGCGGTAGATAACCAAAGCACCATGCATAACACCACCATTGATGGCACGGCGAAAAAAGTAGAAGAGCCTGCAACCAAGGAATAA
- the tatB gene encoding Sec-independent protein translocase protein TatB: MFDVGFSELLLIGLVALLVLGPERLPGAARTAGLWIGRLKSGFQAIKADVEREIGADEIRRELHNESILKKEREQLQQAAKDATDLLNDPLGLKSAVPSVEPEQFEPQAQIPAEPLPDSSTVPPAVTTAEPAIEPKRPTSTADS, encoded by the coding sequence ATGTTTGATGTTGGCTTTTCTGAATTATTGCTGATTGGCTTAGTTGCGCTACTGGTATTAGGCCCTGAACGCCTGCCAGGCGCAGCGCGTACCGCAGGTTTATGGATTGGCCGTTTAAAATCTGGTTTTCAAGCCATTAAAGCCGACGTCGAGCGTGAAATTGGCGCCGATGAAATTCGCCGTGAATTGCATAATGAAAGCATTCTAAAAAAAGAGCGCGAACAATTACAGCAGGCAGCTAAAGACGCCACTGACTTACTCAATGATCCCTTAGGCTTAAAATCCGCCGTGCCGAGCGTTGAGCCTGAACAATTTGAGCCCCAGGCCCAAATACCTGCCGAGCCCCTGCCTGATTCTTCAACGGTGCCACCTGCAGTCACCACGGCCGAGCCAGCAATTGAGCCTAAACGTCCTACGAGTACCGCTGATTCATGA
- the tatC gene encoding twin-arginine translocase subunit TatC: protein MSQANDQAMPLVAHLTELRSRLLRCVIAVLLIFACLFYFAQDIYALVSAPLRAYLPAGASMIATGVASPFLTPFKLTMVVSLFLAMPIILQQIWGFIAPGLYQHEKRIAVPLLSASIALFYAGMAFAYFVVFPIMFGFFASMTPTGVQMMTDIGQYLDFVLTLFFAFGVAFQIPIATILLLWIGIVDLEKLRKSRPYVILGCFVVGMLLTPPDVFSQTLLAIPMWLLFEMGIVFGSILVIKPRSAKQATENSEPSTTESSSSSSDDSASAAKKEPVQRL, encoded by the coding sequence ATGAGTCAAGCTAACGATCAAGCCATGCCATTAGTGGCTCATCTGACGGAATTACGTTCCCGCTTATTACGCTGTGTGATTGCGGTATTATTAATTTTTGCCTGCTTATTCTATTTTGCGCAGGATATTTACGCTCTCGTTTCAGCACCACTGCGCGCGTACTTACCAGCCGGCGCCAGCATGATTGCCACCGGTGTCGCTTCTCCTTTTTTAACGCCATTTAAGCTGACCATGGTGGTCTCGCTGTTTTTAGCGATGCCGATCATTTTGCAACAAATATGGGGTTTTATCGCCCCAGGCTTATATCAGCACGAAAAACGTATTGCAGTACCTTTATTAAGCGCCAGCATTGCTCTGTTTTATGCCGGTATGGCCTTTGCCTACTTTGTCGTATTTCCGATTATGTTTGGCTTTTTTGCCAGCATGACCCCAACTGGGGTGCAAATGATGACCGACATTGGCCAATATTTAGACTTTGTCTTGACACTATTTTTTGCCTTTGGCGTAGCTTTTCAAATTCCTATTGCCACTATCTTGTTATTATGGATTGGCATTGTTGATCTGGAAAAACTCCGTAAAAGTCGCCCCTACGTCATTCTCGGCTGCTTTGTGGTCGGGATGTTACTGACCCCGCCTGATGTATTTTCCCAAACCCTACTCGCCATTCCGATGTGGTTGTTATTTGAAATGGGTATCGTATTTGGCAGCATTTTAGTCATTAAGCCTCGCTCAGCCAAACAAGCAACAGAAAACTCTGAACCAAGCACTACTGAGTCTAGTTCTTCCAGCAGTGATGACAGCGCTTCAGCGGCTAAAAAAGAACCTGTACAACGCCTATGA
- a CDS encoding 16S rRNA (uracil(1498)-N(3))-methyltransferase: protein MNLILLEPSDFIGPHQVRLTDRRWQHIQQVHQAKLGESLRVGLINGLMGLGTVTALDTTGVTLQIALSEPPPTALPLTLVLALPRPKMLKRTLQTIASMGVKRLILVNSYRVEKSFWQSPFLQAAAIREQLLLGLEQARDTVLPEVILEKRFKPFVEDRLPALTADSLALVAHPGAYPACPRQLEQQVTLAIGPEGGWIPYEVELLTQAGFSPVQLGERILRVETAVPVLLARLF, encoded by the coding sequence ATGAATCTTATTTTGCTGGAGCCCAGTGATTTTATTGGTCCACACCAGGTGCGCTTAACTGATCGCCGCTGGCAGCACATTCAGCAAGTGCATCAAGCTAAACTAGGGGAGTCTTTGCGAGTAGGCTTGATTAACGGACTGATGGGGCTGGGCACTGTGACTGCACTAGATACCACCGGCGTAACACTCCAGATCGCCCTCAGCGAACCGCCACCAACAGCCTTGCCGCTCACTTTAGTCTTGGCATTACCCCGACCAAAAATGCTCAAACGCACCTTACAAACCATTGCTAGCATGGGGGTTAAGCGGCTGATTTTAGTTAACAGCTATCGGGTTGAAAAAAGTTTTTGGCAGAGTCCTTTTTTGCAAGCAGCAGCCATTCGGGAACAATTACTCTTAGGTTTAGAGCAAGCCAGAGATACTGTGCTACCTGAAGTTATCCTAGAAAAACGCTTTAAACCCTTTGTCGAAGATCGCTTACCGGCACTTACAGCCGATAGCTTGGCGCTAGTGGCCCACCCTGGCGCGTATCCTGCTTGTCCTAGGCAGCTAGAGCAGCAGGTCACCTTGGCGATTGGTCCAGAAGGTGGCTGGATTCCCTACGAAGTGGAATTACTCACCCAAGCAGGTTTTAGCCCGGTGCAATTGGGTGAGCGTATTTTGCGGGTTGAAACCGCAGTGCCGGTGTTATTGGCCCGCTTATTTTAA
- the cadR gene encoding Cd(II)/Pb(II)-responsive transcriptional regulator, whose product MKSMRIGLLAQQTDTHIETIRYYEKQGLLPEPQRDTANFRVYQAQHVERLNFIRQCRLLDLSLEEIRQLLEVKDTPAASCDAVNQVVDEHIHHVQQRIQELQGLAEKLQHIRGQCQTAQAAARCGILQELSQPVSAQDKAELSRETHLK is encoded by the coding sequence ATGAAGTCGATGCGCATTGGCCTGCTAGCTCAGCAAACCGATACCCACATTGAAACTATTCGTTATTATGAAAAGCAAGGATTGTTGCCTGAACCGCAGCGGGATACGGCAAACTTTAGGGTGTACCAAGCGCAGCATGTTGAGCGTTTAAACTTTATTCGCCAGTGCCGTTTATTGGATTTATCCTTAGAGGAAATTCGCCAATTACTTGAGGTAAAAGATACGCCAGCGGCGAGTTGTGATGCGGTGAATCAGGTAGTGGATGAGCATATTCATCATGTCCAACAGCGAATACAAGAACTACAGGGCTTAGCCGAGAAGTTACAGCATATCCGGGGACAGTGCCAAACGGCACAAGCTGCTGCACGTTGCGGTATTTTACAAGAGCTGTCGCAGCCAGTAAGCGCTCAAGATAAAGCGGAGCTTAGTCGCGAGACACACTTAAAATAA
- a CDS encoding heavy metal translocating P-type ATPase: protein MSQPQACCTPVLAAPAANRQGAPDPQHVKSILLIEAMDCPTEERLIREQLENHPQVSALYFNLLERQLQIHHQAEALPAIIQIIQRLGMQAKPLTEHAAASSTATPSPTPTKTLIAAGGLALFAELLEWFAVDANWLVFASALASILLIGLPIVKKGWIALLNRHLNINALMSIAVTGALLIGHWPEAAMVTFLFALAEMIEARSLGRARDAVKSLLVMTPELAVSQQADGQWQATPVAQIAVGSLVRLKPGERVALDGIITQGQSAFDQSAITGESLPVEKKPHDTIFAGSLNTSQEVIYQTSAGSDDSLLAKIMHRVQEAQSSQAPMQRFVDKFSQVYTPSVVLIALLVAILPPLLGAGLWLDWVYNALVLLVIACPCALVISTPVAVVSALTRAARLGILIKGGVYLEQAKDLTHIAFDKTGTLTQGQPSLVGAEYFADTAHSQALALALTERSDHPVSQAIFTGLSSQSATVEKPTVDNFTALLGLGTQARIEQQTLYLGNVRLIQQLKLLTPELEQQVLSYEQQGCSLSLLATEQQVLALFAVRDQLRAETTASIKALKQLGIHSLMLSGDNQLTAQVIAEQAGIEQALAPLLPEDKLTEIERLQAQGYQVAMVGDGINDAPALAKANMGIAMAAAGTDTAIETADIALLDDDLQKIPQLIKLSQATSAILWQNISLALGLKLIFLLLALTGHATMWMAVFADMGASLLVTFNSLRLLRHNN, encoded by the coding sequence ATGAGCCAACCTCAAGCATGCTGCACGCCAGTGCTAGCTGCCCCAGCGGCTAACCGCCAAGGTGCACCTGATCCACAACATGTGAAAAGCATCTTGTTGATTGAAGCCATGGATTGCCCAACAGAAGAGCGCTTAATTCGTGAGCAACTTGAAAATCATCCACAGGTGAGTGCACTCTATTTCAATCTGCTCGAACGCCAATTACAAATCCACCACCAAGCCGAGGCGCTTCCAGCAATTATTCAAATTATTCAGCGCTTGGGGATGCAAGCCAAGCCCTTAACCGAGCACGCAGCCGCAAGCAGTACCGCCACTCCCAGTCCAACGCCGACTAAAACATTAATTGCTGCAGGCGGCTTAGCTTTATTTGCCGAGTTGCTGGAATGGTTTGCAGTTGATGCCAATTGGCTAGTTTTTGCCAGCGCCCTAGCCAGTATTTTATTGATTGGCTTGCCAATTGTGAAAAAAGGCTGGATTGCCCTATTAAACCGTCATTTAAATATCAATGCCTTGATGTCGATTGCCGTTACTGGTGCCTTGTTAATCGGCCACTGGCCAGAAGCGGCAATGGTCACCTTTTTATTTGCTCTGGCCGAAATGATCGAAGCTCGCTCCTTAGGTCGTGCCCGCGATGCAGTAAAAAGCTTATTAGTCATGACTCCAGAGTTAGCCGTTAGCCAACAGGCCGATGGTCAGTGGCAAGCCACCCCGGTGGCGCAAATTGCCGTAGGTAGCTTAGTTCGCCTTAAACCGGGCGAGCGCGTCGCCCTAGACGGGATAATTACCCAAGGGCAATCGGCCTTTGACCAGTCGGCAATCACCGGTGAAAGCCTGCCAGTGGAGAAAAAACCACACGACACCATCTTTGCCGGCAGCTTAAATACGAGTCAAGAAGTGATTTATCAAACCAGCGCTGGCAGTGATGATTCTCTGTTGGCGAAAATTATGCATCGTGTGCAAGAAGCGCAAAGCAGCCAAGCACCCATGCAGCGCTTTGTGGATAAGTTCTCCCAAGTTTACACCCCAAGTGTGGTGCTCATTGCTCTGTTGGTAGCGATTTTACCGCCGCTATTAGGTGCTGGTCTGTGGCTCGATTGGGTCTACAATGCCTTGGTCTTACTGGTGATTGCCTGCCCTTGTGCACTGGTTATTTCTACCCCTGTGGCGGTAGTTAGTGCCCTAACCCGTGCGGCGCGTTTAGGTATTTTAATCAAAGGAGGTGTCTATTTAGAACAAGCCAAAGACTTAACTCATATCGCCTTTGATAAAACCGGCACCCTAACCCAAGGACAGCCGAGCTTAGTCGGCGCTGAGTATTTTGCTGACACAGCCCATAGTCAAGCACTCGCTTTAGCACTCACCGAACGCTCTGACCACCCCGTATCCCAAGCTATTTTTACTGGGCTCAGTTCACAGTCAGCCACAGTCGAAAAACCAACGGTGGATAACTTTACCGCCCTGTTAGGTTTAGGCACCCAAGCCCGCATTGAGCAACAAACGTTGTATCTAGGTAATGTGCGCTTAATACAGCAACTAAAACTACTCACTCCAGAGCTTGAACAACAGGTCTTAAGCTATGAGCAGCAAGGCTGCAGCTTAAGTTTGCTGGCTACTGAGCAGCAAGTACTGGCGTTATTTGCCGTACGTGATCAGCTACGCGCAGAAACCACTGCCAGTATCAAAGCACTCAAACAACTAGGCATTCATAGCCTTATGCTAAGTGGTGATAATCAACTCACCGCACAAGTGATTGCTGAGCAGGCCGGTATCGAACAAGCCTTAGCCCCTTTACTGCCCGAAGATAAGTTAACTGAAATTGAACGCTTACAGGCACAAGGTTATCAGGTAGCCATGGTGGGCGATGGGATTAATGATGCACCAGCCTTAGCCAAAGCCAATATGGGCATCGCTATGGCGGCTGCAGGTACCGATACCGCCATTGAAACCGCAGATATTGCCCTGCTGGATGATGATTTACAGAAAATTCCCCAGCTGATTAAGCTCTCACAGGCTACTTCTGCCATTTTATGGCAAAACATTAGCCTAGCATTAGGTTTAAAGCTAATTTTTTTGCTGTTGGCGTTAACCGGGCATGCCACCATGTGGATGGCGGTATTTGCTGATATGGGTGCCAGCTTATTGGTCACCTTTAATAGCTTACGTTTGTTACGCCACAATAACTAA
- a CDS encoding Lon protease family protein, with translation MPDSVAALRLPAEQLTRQFSPELFAQAHSLGMNQSGVLGQQRAIDALAFGVGMRQRGYNVFVKGELGTGRFSYTKRYLQAQARHQAAPCDSLYLPNFDDARAPIAVQLPAGVGKQLADDFAQLLDQLVATFPAVFETPLWQQQKTAIERNFNQRYDAIVDELEKQALKVSIALFREPGNLGFAPMRDGKVLEDNEFAQLDDEVRSQYQQTISQLEEQLNDQLANLPQWKRESNNQLRGLNEQTIQTALIPLLEPLLQTYANYPAVLQYVQGIQQHLLRHAVEQLVVEETSDSLRRQWLARHYAPNLLVSHASTQGAPVIYEANPSYENLFGRTEYIQEPAGLTTDYQQIKAGALHRANGGYLLLQADKVLMEPFVWEALKRALTTEQLKIESPLLDTGRFAAITLDAQQFGLQVKVILIGTAEWYYNLQDYDEEFAELFRVLADFEQDVPLLDQHLLAFINLLNKRVAEEQLAPLTACGMQRLALHSVRLAEHQQRLSAAISEVFQVVSEADYWRAQQGVSEISAQHIEQAIGAKQQRNGKVAEHILQDMLDGVILIETEGTAIGQCNGLTVMDVGDFEFGIPARISAAVYTGSGGVVDIEREVNLGQSIHSKGVLILNGFLGNRYAQKYPLDISASVAMEQSYGYIDGDSASLGETCALISGLARVPLRQDLAITGSINQLGQVQAVGGLNEKIEGFFKLCQARGLTGTQGVIIPACNQVNLILAPEVIQAVAEQKFAIYAVETVDQALTLLTTQTVGVADEQGEYPLDSVHGKVIARLQAIAEAEREDEEKEDEKEQAEALESDNATHSGSADSPVATPAALAN, from the coding sequence ATGCCTGATTCTGTTGCCGCGCTCCGGCTACCTGCTGAACAATTAACACGCCAGTTTTCGCCCGAGCTGTTTGCTCAGGCGCATAGCCTTGGCATGAATCAGTCAGGGGTGCTAGGCCAGCAACGGGCAATTGATGCCTTAGCCTTTGGCGTAGGGATGCGGCAAAGAGGTTACAACGTGTTTGTTAAGGGCGAGCTAGGTACAGGACGCTTTTCTTACACCAAACGCTATTTGCAAGCACAGGCACGTCATCAAGCAGCGCCTTGCGATAGCCTGTATTTACCTAACTTTGATGATGCTCGGGCGCCGATTGCGGTGCAATTGCCCGCAGGTGTTGGTAAACAGCTAGCAGATGATTTTGCGCAGTTACTCGATCAGTTAGTAGCCACTTTCCCAGCCGTCTTTGAAACACCCCTATGGCAACAGCAAAAAACTGCGATTGAGCGTAACTTTAATCAGCGCTATGACGCCATTGTTGATGAGTTAGAGAAACAGGCACTGAAGGTTAGTATTGCGCTGTTTCGTGAGCCAGGCAATCTAGGTTTTGCCCCGATGCGCGACGGCAAAGTACTGGAAGATAATGAGTTTGCTCAGCTAGATGATGAAGTGCGTAGCCAGTACCAGCAAACCATTAGCCAGTTAGAAGAGCAATTGAATGATCAGTTAGCCAACTTGCCACAGTGGAAGCGCGAATCGAATAATCAGCTACGTGGTTTAAATGAGCAGACGATACAGACTGCATTGATACCATTACTTGAGCCATTACTGCAGACCTATGCCAATTATCCTGCGGTTCTTCAGTATGTTCAGGGCATCCAGCAGCATTTGTTGCGCCACGCTGTTGAGCAATTAGTTGTTGAGGAAACCAGTGACTCGTTACGGCGTCAGTGGTTGGCGCGGCACTACGCACCGAATCTGTTAGTGAGCCATGCCAGCACTCAAGGAGCGCCGGTGATTTATGAGGCTAATCCTAGCTATGAAAACCTGTTTGGACGCACAGAATATATTCAAGAACCTGCAGGGTTAACCACCGACTATCAGCAAATCAAAGCCGGTGCTTTGCATCGGGCGAATGGTGGTTATTTATTATTGCAAGCAGACAAAGTGTTGATGGAGCCTTTTGTCTGGGAAGCGCTAAAACGAGCACTAACCACTGAGCAGTTAAAAATTGAGTCACCTTTACTGGATACCGGTCGATTTGCCGCTATTACTTTGGATGCACAGCAGTTTGGGCTTCAGGTTAAGGTGATTTTAATTGGCACTGCAGAGTGGTATTACAACTTGCAAGACTACGATGAAGAGTTTGCCGAGTTATTTCGTGTGTTGGCGGACTTTGAGCAAGATGTGCCTTTACTCGATCAACACCTGTTGGCTTTTATTAACTTATTAAATAAACGGGTGGCTGAAGAGCAATTAGCGCCTTTAACTGCCTGTGGTATGCAGCGCTTGGCTTTACACAGTGTGCGTTTGGCTGAGCATCAGCAGCGTTTATCGGCAGCTATTAGCGAAGTATTTCAGGTGGTCAGTGAAGCTGATTACTGGCGTGCGCAACAGGGAGTTAGCGAAATCAGCGCGCAGCATATTGAGCAAGCAATTGGTGCTAAGCAGCAACGTAACGGCAAGGTAGCCGAGCATATTTTGCAGGATATGCTCGATGGCGTGATCTTGATCGAAACAGAGGGGACGGCGATTGGGCAATGTAATGGATTAACCGTGATGGATGTCGGCGACTTTGAGTTTGGCATTCCGGCGCGGATTTCTGCTGCAGTTTATACCGGTAGCGGTGGAGTGGTTGATATTGAGCGAGAAGTGAATTTAGGACAATCGATCCACTCCAAAGGCGTGCTGATTTTAAATGGTTTTTTAGGTAATCGTTATGCACAAAAGTATCCATTAGATATTTCTGCCAGTGTCGCCATGGAGCAATCCTATGGCTATATCGATGGTGACAGTGCCTCACTTGGTGAAACTTGTGCGTTAATCTCAGGTTTGGCTCGTGTTCCTTTGCGTCAAGATTTAGCTATTACGGGATCAATTAATCAGTTAGGCCAGGTGCAGGCGGTGGGCGGTTTAAATGAAAAAATTGAGGGCTTTTTTAAGCTCTGTCAAGCGCGTGGTCTAACCGGTACTCAAGGGGTGATTATTCCTGCCTGTAATCAAGTGAATTTAATTTTAGCGCCTGAAGTAATTCAGGCAGTAGCTGAGCAGAAGTTTGCAATTTATGCGGTAGAAACAGTGGATCAAGCGCTGACATTACTGACCACGCAAACGGTGGGAGTGGCCGATGAGCAGGGCGAGTATCCCCTTGACTCTGTCCATGGCAAGGTGATTGCGCGCTTGCAAGCGATTGCTGAAGCTGAGCGCGAGGACGAAGAAAAAGAAGACGAAAAGGAGCAAGCCGAGGCGCTTGAGTCAGACAACGCAACTCATAGTGGCAGCGCTGATAGTCCAGTGGCTACTCCAGCTGCTCTAGCCAACTAA
- a CDS encoding DUF3299 domain-containing protein, giving the protein MQTLSWDDLVPEDYELKPPLPIHDYSDLASIFKAEMDRATGSAFAQQEPNAPVVTTFDQQQVRLAGYVVPLTIDANSRVIDFLLVPYLGACIHVPPPPSNQIIYVDAEQGLPLDELWEPFWVEGQLQVAALETAEITAGYQLQLVNYQRYTEPSD; this is encoded by the coding sequence GTGCAAACCTTAAGTTGGGATGATTTGGTGCCGGAGGATTATGAGTTAAAACCACCGTTACCGATCCATGACTACAGCGATTTAGCATCGATCTTTAAGGCGGAAATGGATCGAGCAACGGGTTCTGCATTTGCTCAGCAAGAGCCCAATGCGCCAGTGGTGACCACCTTTGATCAGCAGCAGGTGAGGCTGGCAGGCTATGTGGTGCCGCTGACGATTGATGCCAACAGTCGGGTGATTGATTTTTTACTCGTGCCTTATCTTGGGGCCTGCATTCATGTGCCACCGCCACCGAGCAATCAAATTATCTATGTTGATGCAGAGCAAGGGCTGCCATTAGATGAGTTATGGGAGCCCTTTTGGGTGGAGGGGCAATTACAGGTAGCCGCTTTGGAAACTGCTGAAATTACCGCAGGTTACCAGCTGCAACTAGTGAATTATCAGCGTTATACTGAACCCAGTGACTAA